A part of Pseudanabaena sp. BC1403 genomic DNA contains:
- a CDS encoding type II toxin-antitoxin system RelE/ParE family toxin, giving the protein MAGLIGICCKNVKLRKFCESKSSSKKLRARLADLIAAESVQDLVYGKPHPLKGDRLGQFAVSLEGAERLVFEPSNAQIPYKEDGGIDWAKVTEVCIVFIGDYHD; this is encoded by the coding sequence GTGGCGGGTTTGATCGGAATTTGCTGTAAAAACGTAAAACTGCGTAAGTTTTGCGAATCAAAGTCAAGTTCCAAAAAACTACGCGCCCGACTAGCTGACCTCATTGCAGCCGAATCCGTGCAGGATCTAGTTTATGGAAAGCCTCACCCTTTAAAAGGCGATCGCTTAGGACAGTTTGCTGTATCTCTGGAAGGTGCTGAACGGCTTGTATTTGAACCAAGTAATGCTCAAATTCCATATAAGGAAGATGGCGGTATTGACTGGGCAAAAGTAACTGAAGTCTGTATTGTATTTATTGGAGATTACCATGACTGA
- a CDS encoding ImmA/IrrE family metallo-endopeptidase → MTEQDLSFTPEWVSPPGDTIVDAIEERDWTQAQLAERLGYTEKHVSLLINAKVPITEESAQKLSRVIGSTPEFWLRREAQYRAQLVQIEERERLQSWVPWLDRLPVKDLMKQGAITKRRLDAKNKPEIVKELLQLFGVASPDNWETCYEQKQVAFRRTRKEQSNVGAISTWLRLGEIEAEKAEVPKYNKAKFEKAVQEIRKLTVLSQAEFMPQMQRLCNEAGVILAIVPAIPCAYTSGVARWLNPHRALIQLSLYGKQNDRFWFTFFHEAAHILLHDKKDIFLDDSSHGDRLESQQEDEANAWAREFLIPSEYDVELSALRSREDVINFAERLGIHAGIVVGRLQYDKVIEHNSKLNTIKVSLDLESREL, encoded by the coding sequence ATGACTGAACAAGATCTTTCCTTTACTCCAGAATGGGTGTCACCGCCAGGGGATACCATTGTTGATGCGATTGAAGAACGCGACTGGACGCAAGCGCAACTAGCTGAACGTCTGGGCTATACCGAAAAACACGTTAGTTTATTGATTAATGCCAAGGTTCCCATTACTGAAGAGTCTGCCCAAAAGCTATCACGGGTGATTGGCAGTACGCCAGAGTTTTGGCTGCGGAGAGAGGCTCAATATCGCGCTCAATTAGTACAAATTGAAGAAAGAGAGCGTTTACAGTCTTGGGTTCCTTGGCTCGATCGCCTTCCTGTTAAGGATTTAATGAAGCAGGGAGCGATCACCAAGCGACGATTAGATGCTAAAAACAAGCCTGAGATTGTGAAGGAGTTACTTCAACTTTTTGGGGTGGCTTCTCCTGATAATTGGGAAACTTGTTATGAACAAAAGCAGGTAGCCTTTCGCCGCACTCGCAAGGAGCAAAGTAATGTAGGTGCTATTTCAACTTGGTTGCGTTTGGGTGAGATTGAAGCAGAAAAGGCTGAGGTTCCTAAATACAATAAAGCCAAGTTTGAGAAGGCAGTTCAAGAGATACGGAAGCTGACGGTTTTATCTCAAGCGGAATTTATGCCGCAGATGCAGCGCTTATGTAATGAGGCGGGTGTGATTTTGGCGATCGTCCCTGCGATTCCTTGTGCTTATACAAGTGGGGTGGCGCGTTGGCTAAATCCGCACAGAGCTTTGATTCAGCTTTCGTTGTATGGCAAACAGAACGATCGCTTTTGGTTTACTTTTTTCCATGAGGCGGCGCATATTTTGCTGCACGATAAGAAGGATATTTTTCTTGATGATTCTAGTCATGGCGATCGCCTTGAGTCACAGCAGGAGGATGAGGCAAATGCTTGGGCAAGGGAGTTTTTAATTCCATCAGAGTATGATGTGGAGTTATCTGCGCTGCGATCGCGTGAGGATGTGATTAATTTTGCTGAGAGGCTTGGGATTCATGCTGGGATTGTGGTTGGACGATTACAGTATGATAAGGTTATTGAGCATAATAGTAAGCTCAATACTATAAAAGTAAGCCTCGATCTTGAAAGTAGAGAGTTGTAG